The proteins below are encoded in one region of Cucurbita pepo subsp. pepo cultivar mu-cu-16 chromosome LG10, ASM280686v2, whole genome shotgun sequence:
- the LOC111803297 gene encoding type-1 glutamine synthetase 1-like: MDFSVLKKEVDEAVLVDAHAPNDAKLVRIIWVDGSGQHRCRAVPFKRFNDVTKRNGIGLPFAVMAASSCNDCPAAGSNLSSVGEMSLMPDLSTKRTVPWNKQEEMVMGDMQLRPGEAWEYCPREALRRVSRILKDEFNLVMKAGFEIEFLLLKKAVRDGKEDWVPFDSTPYCSALSYDAASPFLHEVVASLNSLNITVEQLHAEAGKGQFEIVLGYTACLNAADNLIYTQEVIKATARKHGLLATFLPKYAMDDVGSGSHVHVSLWQNDKNVFMAAEGSSQHGMSAVGEEFMAGVLHHIPAILAFICPIPNSYARLQPNTWSGAYQCWGKDNREAPIRTACPPGIREGSVSNFEIKSFDGCANPYLGLAAILSGGLDGLRHHLQLPEPIAFNPYENASKLKRLPQSLAESVEALEKNNTLTELIGEKLVVAIKAVRKAEVEYHSKHQEAYKQLIHNY, translated from the exons atggATTTCAGTGTTCTGAAGAAAGAGGTGGACGAAGCCGTGCTGGTTGACGCTCACGCCCCCAACGACGCCAAGCTTGTCCGGATTATTTGGGTCGATGGTTCGGGACAACATCGATGTCGT GCTGTTCCATTTAAGCGGTTCAATGATGTCACTAAAAGGAATGGGATTGGGCTACCTTTTGCCGTTATGGCAGCCAGTTCTTGTAATGATTGCCCAGCTGCTGGGAGTAATCTTAGCAGTGTGGGCGAGATGAGTCTGATGCCAGATTTATCAACCAAACGGACGGTTCCTTG GAACAAGCAGGAGGAGATGGTTATGGGTGATATGCAGCTTAGACCTGGTGAAGCCTGGGAGTACTGTCCAAGGGAAGCCTTACGAAGGGTGTCTAGAATCCTGAAAGATGAATTTAACCTG GTAATGAAAGCAGGGTTTGAAATTGAGTTCTTACTGTTAAAAAAGGCAGTTAG AGATGGGAAGGAAGATTGGGTGCCGTTTGATTCAACGCCCTATTGTTCTGCACTTTCATATGATGCTGcctctccttttcttcatgAAGTTGTAGCTTCTTTGAACTCCTTGAATATTACCGTGGAACAG TTGCATGCAGAGGCTGGGAAAGGTCAATTTGAGATTGTTTTAGGGTATACTGCTTGTCTCAATGCTGCTGACAACTTAATTTACACGCAAGAAGTGATCAAGGCTACTGCAAGGAAGCATGGATTGTTGGCAACATTTTTGCCCAA GTATGCAATGGATGACGTTGGTTCTGGCTCCCACGTGCATGTCAGCTTGTGGCAGAATgataaaaatgttttcatgGCGGCTGAAGGCTCTTCTCAACATGGAATGTCAGCCGTCGGGGAAGAGTTCATGGCAGGCGTTTTACATCATATTCCAGCAATTTTGGCATTTATCTGTCCAATCCCCAACAG TTATGCTCGTTTACAACCCAATACATGGAGTGGAGCCTATCAATGTTGGGGAAAGGATAACAGAGAAGCTCCAATTAGAACTGCTTGTCCTCCTGGAATTCGTGAAGGTTCAGTCAGTAACTTTGAGATCAAATCATTTGACGGTTGCGCAAACCCATACTTGGGTCTAGCCGCTATCCTTTCTGGTGGACTAGATGGCCTTCGGCACCATCTTCAGTTGCCTGAACCCATTG CCTTCAATCCTTATGAGAATGCTTCAAAGCTCAAAAGGTTGCCCCAATCGCTTGCTGAATCTGTAGAGGCTCTGGAAAAGAACAATACCTTGACAGAGCTTATAGGTGAAAAGTTGGTGGTTGCCATAAAGGCAGTTCGCAAG GCAGAGGTGGAATACCACTCAAAGCATCAGGAGGCATACAAGCAACTTATACACAACTATTAA
- the LOC111803680 gene encoding expansin-A9-like has product MMKPSFPSTCLLASLLSLLLLIIAHAHAAASMGHRPYAKAHRELGARLVKKHNRPPFKPGPWKRARATFYEGGPGTFGRACGYSDVEKEGYGLQTAALSMALFNNGQKCGACFELKCMDNPDCKPGQPSLVVTGTNHCPPNYNAANDNGGWCNPPLEHFDIAKPVFANLADYKAGVIPITYRRVPCQKQGGIRFTITGNPYFNEVMVWNVGGAGDITAVQVKGHRKLKWTTLSRLWGQKWTTNAMMVGESLTFRVRASDGRFSTAWHVAPANWQFGQTFEGKNFK; this is encoded by the exons ATGATGAAGCCATCCTTCCCATCGACATGCCTGTTGGCATCTCTGCTAAGCCTGCTGTTGCTTATAATCGCCCATGCACACGCCGCGGCCTCGATGGGGCATCGCCCTTACGCGAAAGCGCACAGGGAATTAGGCGCGCGGCTTGTTAAAAAGCATAACAGGCCGCCGTTTAAGCCCGGCCCTTGGAAACGCGCTCGTGCTACCTTCTATGAAGGTGGCCCCGGAACCTTTG GTCGTGCATGTGGGTACAGCGACGTGGAAAAGGAAGGGTATGGGCTGCAGACGGCGGCATTAAGCATGGCGCTGTTTAACAACGGGCAGAAATGCGGCGCTTGCTTTGAACTCAAATGCATGGACAATCCTGATTGCAAGCCTGGGCAGCCCTCCCTCGTGGTAACCGGCACCAACCACTGTCCACCCAACTACAACGCTGCCAACGACAATGGCGGATGGTGCAATCCCCCCCTCGAGCATTTCGACATAGCCAAGCCTGTTTTCGCCAACCTTGCAGACTACAAGGCCGGCGTCATTCCCATCACTTACCGTAGGGTTCCATGCCAAAAGCAAGGAGGAATTCGCTTCACAATCACTGGAAACCCATACTTCAACGAAGTAATGGTGTGGAACGTGGGAGGAGCTGGGGACATAACGGCTGTCCAAGTCAAGGGTCACCGTAAGCTGAAATGGACCACCCTGTCTCGTCTGTGGGGTCAAAAATGGACCACCAACGCCATGATGGTTGGCGAGTCGCTCACCTTCAGGGTTCGAGCCAGCGATGGCAGATTCTCCACTGCATGGCATGTTGCTCCCGCCAATTGGCAGTTTGGTCAGACCTTCGAAGGCAAGAACTTTAAGTAG
- the LOC111804562 gene encoding thaumatin-like protein 1b: protein MALQIPLLLLSFIIFSFSGVVYSVDFAVTNNCQFPIWPGALTGIGTPLSTTGFELLPGSTSTVTTSPPWSGRFWARTLCSIDVSGKFNCGTADCGSGQVACNGAGAIPPASLVEFTIAPTGGVDYFDISLVDGFNLPVSVTPMGGTSECQAVVCAGNVNAICPPELAVRGQDGAVIACKSACMAFNQPEFCCCGNHNQPQTCPPTNYSKMFKDQCPQAYSYAYDDQTSIFTCTAGANYGITFCP, encoded by the exons ATGGCGCTTCAAAttccattattattactttcaTTCATAATCTTCTCCTTTTCAG GGGTGGTTTACTCCGTTGATTTCGCCGTTACAAATAATTGTCAGTTCCCAATTTGGCCGGGAGCCTTGACCGGAATTGGCACCCCTCTCTCCACCACTGGCTTCGAATTACTCCCCGGATCAACGTCGACGGTGACCACATCTCCGCCGTGGTCCGGCAGGTTTTGGGCTCGAACCCTTTGCTCCATAGACGTGAGTGGGAAGTTCAATTGCGGAACCGCTGATTGCGGTAGCGGCCAAGTGGCATGCAATGGCGCCGGCGCAATTCCGCCTGCAAGCCTTGTGGAATTCACTATAGCGCCAACCGGTGGCGTAGATTACTTCGACATCAGCCTCGTTGATGGCTTTAATTTGCCTGTTTCGGTGACGCCAATGGGCGGAACCAGTGAGTGCCAAGCGGTAGTTTGTGCAGGAAATGTAAATGCAATTTGTCCACCGGAATTAGCCGTCAGAGGACAAGATGGTGCAGTGATCGCGTGTAAAAGTGCTTGTATGGCTTTCAATCAGCCGGAATTTTGTTGCTGCGGCAACCACAATCAGCCACAAACTTGCCCGCCGACGAACTATTCGAAGATGTTCAAGGATCAATGTCCCCAGGCTTATAGTTACGCTTACGATGATCAAACAAGTATCTTTACGTGCACGGCCGGAGCCAATTATGGCATCACTTTTTGTCCTTGA